The Solanum lycopersicum chromosome 2, SLM_r2.1 DNA window ttgattaatataaaattttatatatcatttaaaaatttttattaatattttataccaaCATTATAATTACATCTTCGTATAATAAATGTGGGGACATTTTTAGAAGAACGAGAAAATTAAACATCAATTTAGCTGAAAAAagcaataattatttatatcataGATTATCATCATGAACACGCACTTAAAATTAAAGACTATAAATTAAAAGCCACCGTTACCTACTTTTTTCGTGTTTAAATTGGATAAAGCTTGCATGTAGGATCAATTATTTAGAATAGtagaatatatattatattccattccattagtttatttttacttatttactaCATCTAAAACAAATGTTCATTGTTATTTGTTTTGTATATATACCTACATTaccttttattattatataagtgCTTGTGTTCATTTTCAACATTTagataacttaaaataattaaagacttcttaataaatatgttaaatCAAACATAATAAGCTTTTCATGTCAATTTCAATGTGTACGTAAAGGAATTGAACAATTAAATAGAGATAAATAAACATGGACATGATGACTTAcaagttttaaaagtttaaagcctcacaaatttttaaaaatccttttttttttacttaaactccatattaaataacattatttcatacaaataatattttagtagaattttttttacatgtttCAGAAGTTTGAAGCCTCACAAATTTTTTAATCTCCCTTTTTACTTAAACTCcacattaaataaaattatatcatatattatattttctttgtctcAAAATTAACCATCTATCACGATTTctaagaagttaaaaaaaaatactttgttTCATATTATTTGCTAATTTATAAGTACAagatcaaattaattattttatttctatttactTTATCCTTATTCCTTTAGTGGAAATTGTTTTTACAAACTAATTGTATTGTTTTTCGAAATCCATAAGTAGTTTTCTTATCCGTTGctagggttttgatttttagCAGCAGccactaataattaattaattaacttgcAACTAATTCACTTGTCTTGGACATTATTGGAGAAAGACAAGGATATCTTTGTTAATTAGATTGTggttattaaaataattaattaaaatatttcccATTTAATTCTTTATCACTGCAATGGTCGGTTGTATGTCTTGTTAAGGCACGTCTTGCCTTTTATAATTAGCCAAACCCCGAAATAATGTAAACatgatatattaattaattattttttaatttcaatttatgtgatttgCAAAATATACCTGTTCAActactatataatatatatataatattgattaaacaatattttttaaattttttatttcatgtttgataTTGTATCGGAGCATTTTTTCTGATTGTTagtgatataatatatatatatatatatatatatatatatatatatatatagaattctttattaatattaatatttattaccACTAGAAGTTATTTTATTGCAATGTAAATCCACACGGCATAAGGCCCTTAGAGGAAAGCGATCCTTACTCAGGCATGACAATGAAGTGGGCATGAAGCGATGGCGCAGCGAGTAAGAACCTTAATAAAGATTTTTCAATAGTCAAAGCTCGAATTTGAAATCGGTTAAGCAATATATATTACATTACGTTGAATAATATATTGAGGCTTTGAAGCTTCATCAACTACTTCCTCTTGAGATTGCATTCCAACttgttcaataaaaaaattaaaagtctaAGCAAATAAAATTTTGACACGCCAGACAATAGATGAAATTAAAGTCATTAGTTTCctttaaactaataaataaaaaatttaaaagtgtaagaaaattaaattttgacaCGGTAGACAATAGTTGAAAGTCATTTAGTTTCTTTTAAAGTAAGTACTCCCTCGTGCGGAATTGTTTTTCATGTTACatttatcgaaagtcaatttaattaatttttaaagataaattatattacattaatttaatattttaaataaaaaaaattaaatattctaaaactacataaaaagtatattaatatgattaaaaaatacatcttaaaatgttagtcaaaatatttataatttaactctaaaaatagaaatcatgacaaataatttcgaacagagaaaataataatcagcTATATCTAGAAGGAGACAATACCAGTACGAGTCATTATTCTTCTTGCTGTAAATAAATTAAGACTAACGACAACTAGAACTAAAGTGGATTAATTTAATATTCCAccctaattaataaataataaaagtaactttCCCACTAATTTACCTCATCTCTCATCAATAAATCtacacttttaataatattgtttatttttaagcACGTGAACTCACGATGAGAGAGAGCCtcctgtttcttttttttttttttaaatatgtatagCTATATTAACTTTAGTATTATATTAAagtctgtaattattttatttaattatttttaaaaattatgtattaaaaaagtaacttttattaattgattaaacgctgatcattatgttttttttattctttctcacaaGGTAATTAGAAAGAAAAGTCTTAGCTAACTTGTTCCtttttattctatataaatGCTAGCCCTAGATGTTCATGAATACACCTCAAACAAGCAAAGTTATGTCTTCCATTCTATTTCCCACTACCAATACTCTCTCTTCTTCAACTACCAACACTTTTTCCAACTTGCATTCTTCTCCTTTCTTtgcaaaaacatcaaaaatttcCTCCATTAGAAAGCATAATGTCCATCGTAATTTCCAGGTATCTTGCAAAACCATAGATGATAATAATCACGAACACAACTCACCCGTCGACATTTCTAAAAAGAACGATTCTTCAAACAATATGATCGATAGAAGAAACGTTCTACTTGGATTAGGAGGTTTATATGGTGCTTCTACTCTTGTTGGTGGTCTTCCCTTCGTCCTTGCCGCTCCGGTGAACGGACCCGACGTTACCAAATGTGGGGCCGCAGACTTGCCACCAGGTACGCTATCGTTATATagtttgtaatatatatatatacacgatTGTCCCACACATTGATCAATAGAAAAATAGtgattttaaaagttaaacGAATATAATGTTTATTCATGAAATAAGTAGGTTTATTTCAACTTCGTGAATAAATTAGTCTTTCTATGAGAAGTCATACCTGATAAAGTAGTTtcttaaaagggaaaaaagacgAAAATATTCTCAAACTATtgtaaatggtatgcagataTCATTCGTCATACTTTTGATATATTGGTGCTACTGTCATCTATAAACTAGAGTTTATATGCCCTTCACTCTAACGTAAGATTAAATAGGGACACGTAACGCAATCTTATTCATCGATCCGATGTCGGATcggtggataagattatgacacgtgtatgtcCATTAGTATAAAACGTATATATGTTCTAATTTTTGGACGATAGGGGCACTAATTTCCTTAAAATATGATGACGGAGGTATTTGCATATCATTTACGAtagtttgaaatatatttatcctttttttaaaaaaaaataaaattatactataGGGACAATATCTCTTTAAGAAAAGTTATTTTGAGACAGCCTTAAAGTCATTTCTTGTCGATTGTTTTAACAGGTGCAGAACTGGTTAATTGTTGTCCTCCGATGAGCGGAAGTATCATCGACTTCCAGCTTCCGTCGTCATCCACCCCACTCCGTACACGGCCAGCAGCTCATTCCGTGGATAGTGCCTACATTGAGAAATTCAACAGAGCTATTCAGCTGATGAAGCAACTTCCTGACGACGATCCACGTAGCTTCAAACAACAAGCAAATATTCACTGTGCTTATTGTGATGGTGCTTATGATCAATTAGGGTTCCCAAATTCAGAGCTCCAAGTTCATTCCTCTTGGATTTTTCTTCCATTTCATCGTTGTTATCTCTATTTCTTCGAAAGAATCTTGGGAAGTTTAATCAATGACCCAACCTTCGCGATGCCATTTTGGAATTGGGATCATCCAGATGGCATGCGTATGCCAGGATTGTACACAAACCCTACCTCTTCTCTCTATGATCGACTTAGAGATCGGAGGCATCAGCCTCCGACTATGGTCGATCTAGACTTCAACGGTACCGATCCCAACATAAGTACCGCTCAACAAACATCTCAAAACCTCACAAATATGTATAGACAAATGGTATCTCTCGGAAGAACTCCCGAGACTTTCCTCGGGGACCCTTACCGCGCAGGTGGGGTCCCCGGTGGAGCTGGATCCCTCGAGAACATGGCTCATGGTGCGGTTCATGTTTGGACCGGTGATAGAACCCAAGCTAACTTCGAAAACATGGGCGATTTTTATTCAGCTGCTAGAGATCCTATTTTCTACGCTCATCATTCAAATATCGATAGATTATGGACTGTTTGGAAAACCCTAGGTGGTAGACGTCAAGACTTCACCGATCCTGATTTTCTAAacacttcatttttgttttacgACGAAAAAGCACAAATGGTACGTATTAGGGTTCGTGATGTGTTGGATTCAAGCAAACTCGGATACGTTTATCAAAACGTAAGGAATCAATGGATAAATTCGCGACCAACGCCTAGAGTATCGCGGGCGTTGAGTAGCGTAAGGAGGCTCGTTGAAGCCAGAGCAGctgatgacaataataataatattatgaattttccTAGACCAAAAGAAATATTTCCTACGAAACTTGACCATGTTATAAAAGTTATGGTAAAAAGGCCaaacaagaagaagaggaacaaaaaggagaaaaacgAGAGAGAGGAGATTTTAATTGTTGAAGGACTAGAAGTGGAGAGTGATGTGTTTGTTAAGTTTGATGTTTTGATCAATGACGAAGATGAAACACTGATTTCACCAGATAATGCTGAGTTTGCTGGAAGTTTTGTGAACGTACCACATCATAGTCATGGTAAAGGTGAGAAAAATTCGAAACGAAAAACGAAGCTAAAATTAGCGATAACTGAGTTGTTGGAGGATTTGGATGCTGaaaatgatgataatgtgttggTGACTTTTGTACCCAAGAATGGTTCTGGTGCTGTTAAAATTGGGGGTGTTAAGATTGTGCTTGAGgattagaaggaaaaaaaaaagaacaagtcattttaattaaatcaaaataatataagcatttcttgatgtattttcttttaattaatatcCTACTGTTTCTGATTAATGTTGCATTTGGACAATGTAACTTGTGTAGACATGATGTTTGCATGGAATAAAGGAAGGAAAAGTAGTTGGATATATTTTTACGTAATTATTTTGTCTCATTTTGactgagaaaaaaaagagagagaggaaTTATATATTGTGTAAAATTTCTTGTATGACTTTGAAATAAAATGTATTCTCAGTTTCATTTTACTttggtttctatttttcatttttactcatttattttaacaaattaaaacaaaatttttacttttctcATATCACTTTTAGtattaaatgaatatttaaaaatttgaagttctaAAATACCATTTAGTAAAATACATCtcgaattaaaattttcttaaaagtgtATCAAGTTAACAATATTTATTATcgctaaaaaatatttttatcattatgcatatgacacaaataaataatattgtacaaatttaaaagtatatttataaaataattaattttatattgaaaaaattaccGTTGAATCACATGTGCCTCATTTTTAACGTATAAATCCGCCTCGCAAGTAATATGAAAggaaatgagtatgatatgattttttaagACTTGTACAACTCACgcaattttagaaaaatattccCTGTCTCGgcaaatcaagaaagaacattaaattttctattatatcctcgtttaaacttcttgaaaatttctaagttttaattcatcttttttgaaatcatatttgataaagataaaattataactttaccatgttaattattatcatcttaATATGTGTGTCTTTTCTAAGTGGGCAACTACATAGGGACACCGAATATATTACTTTTTGGGGCAGGCTCGATGCATCCACATGTATCCTTGTCATATTTGACGCTACAAAAAGGAAGTTATATTGTAATTGTCCACTGAGTTTATgtacataattatatttattaagaatCAAAGCACGTCTGTTGGACTTTCCATTACCTTTTCCAatgtattttaatattcaaattctaTGTTGTAGTTGTATTGTAAGTATATATCATATTAGCTACTATTTGAGTATTAATTACTAATCTCTACATTCGATATTGTTTGatatgatttctatttttacagttaaattataaaaattttgactaacgtTTTAAGATGtgtttttcatcatattaatatgcaaaaagttgtaatttatagtacttttcatatagttttagaatatctaattttattatttgaaatatcaaattaatgtgattcaatttatctttgaaaattagtcaaattgactttctaTAAGTGCAATATGACGAACAATTTCAGATGGAGATTATTTACTCCGTATAAgataatatatagtttttttttatcacttttgtatatacatatattagttATTAGTTACGTAGATttttaaattacatattaaaatgttatataaaaataatttactttttaactTACCAACAAACGTTATGTAAAAATGAATACATGGAAgttgtctttttttaaaactacaaaaagacccctacttttattaaattatactctctatatttcattttacttgGCTAGAGTCTACCTGCTCTATTCTGTTACGTCAATTTAGTaacatattgaaaaataatgtcCACACATAAGATAACACTTGGTACAGCTGATCCCATTTGTCCTGGTGATcccatttataatttttatttaaaggggcttaattataacattataattGTTAGATAACTGATTCATGAAATTCTAGATTTGCCTTGGCTGAATCATCTCCACTGTGCCCCTTTCTGTCCCAATTGTCATCCTTTATATTTATGTGAATTTTATAGGGAaagttatatataatagcaaattaataatttaaaataaatgaattaattagggtttgatttaattgtgttccaCAGCAaatgtttgcaaaaaattgcCAGGCGTCTCTTTATCAAATGTCTCACTCGCCACGCTTTTTCAATCTCTCGCTTGCTTTCtcattttttatacaaacacaagtatataaaaattatttctaattgtataaagcagaaaaaattatttctaattaaatatttttgttcccctctctccactctctcaaatctcgctcgccaccctcgtcTTTCTCACtaatacaaacagaagcgaaatgtataaattgcgtttctgtttgtataaagcgtaagaaaattacatatttacatgcaagtacatatattttcgtcttatacacttataattatacaataaaaaatactcccctgcccagtttcttttgcctttctctctttctcgttttatacaattttcaaattgtatctaatttctctctttctcgttttatacacttataatcgttctatacacttataataatacgaTTCATTTTATACACTGTTTTTATAcggttctctgcccaagtgtctttctttttcttgttttatacacttcgttttatacaatttgcttcaacggtatatgtatagcgaattatacagtttctatatTTGTTGTGGAACATAATTATCCAAATTTtattatagcatacaaatataaattttttatttgctatagaTAAAAATTGTTGCCCTTTAAATAACCACCTTAGTAGCACCAGTAAGAATGTGATTTCCAATGAAGAAGCCCACCAGGTGTTTGTCTTTATGCTTTAAAGAGCATTTTGATGAAGTTAGTTAGTTGCATTCTGATTTCTAATTTGCATCCATGGTAGTAGCTTATAATTAATCTCTTATATTTGTCGTTAAAATATTGATTCTTCTGCTTATGTAATATATATGATCACAGTCTCACACACAGGGAATTCAACTCTTCTGCTTgtgtactatatatatatacagtcACAGAGACGGATTCAAGAGTTAAAAGTTTGAAGGCGTAGTTACTCTGTATAATGTATTTCTGCTTGTACATGGATGTTAAAAAGTAATCAATATTTAAGGATTGGAAAATTGAAAGAGATCAATAATGTGTTAGATGAGAAACAACATTCTTAATACCATGTAATTCTTCCTACTAATCATTTTGCAGAACAGATGATTTGTAAGTAATAATGATGTATGACATTATTACAAAATGCAGAAGCATGGACTATATACATAAGAACATAGTCATTCATGCGTATACTTTTAAATTCTGAGAGTAGAGacaaaagttatatatatacattctaCAAAACCAGTCACAAAGGTgtaatataaatattgtatgtATTGCAGGTGGTAGAGCTAAGCTAGAGTTTAGCTC harbors:
- the LOC101263372 gene encoding polyphenol oxidase, chloroplastic-like isoform X2 — translated: MFMNTPQTSKVMSSILFPTTNTLSSSTTNTFSNLHSSPFFAKTSKISSIRKHNVHRNFQVSCKTIDDNNHEHNSPVDISKKNDSSNNMIDRRNVLLGLGGLYGASTLVGGLPFVLAAPVNGPDVTKCGAADLPPGAELVNCCPPMSGSIIDFQLPSSSTPLRTRPAAHSVDSAYIEKFNRAIQLMKQLPDDDPRSFKQQANIHCAYCDGAYDQLGFPNSELQVHSSWIFLPFHRCYLYFFERILGSLINDPTFAMPFWNWDHPDGMRMPGLYTNPTSSLYDRLRDRRHQPPTMVDLDFNGTDPNISTAQQTSQNLTNMYRQMVSLGRTPETFLGDPYRAGGVPGGAGSLENMAHGAVHVWTGDRTQANFENMGDFYSAARDPIFYAHHSNIDRLWTVWKTLGGRRQDFTDPDFLNTSFLFYDEKAQMVRIRVRDVLDSSKLGYVYQNVRNQWINSRPTPRVSRALSSVRRLVEARAADDNNNNIMNFPRPKEIFPTKLDHVIKVMVKRPNKKKRNKKEKNEREEILIVEGLEVESDVFVKFDVLINDEDETLISPDNAEFAGSFVNVPHHSHGKGEKNSKRKTKLKLAITELLEDLDAENDDNVLVTFVPKNGSGAVKIGGVKIVLEEKKKKKNWNQLRYCS
- the LOC101263372 gene encoding polyphenol oxidase, chloroplastic-like isoform X1, with the protein product MFMNTPQTSKVMSSILFPTTNTLSSSTTNTFSNLHSSPFFAKTSKISSIRKHNVHRNFQVSCKTIDDNNHEHNSPVDISKKNDSSNNMIDRRNVLLGLGGLYGASTLVGGLPFVLAAPVNGPDVTKCGAADLPPGAELVNCCPPMSGSIIDFQLPSSSTPLRTRPAAHSVDSAYIEKFNRAIQLMKQLPDDDPRSFKQQANIHCAYCDGAYDQLGFPNSELQVHSSWIFLPFHRCYLYFFERILGSLINDPTFAMPFWNWDHPDGMRMPGLYTNPTSSLYDRLRDRRHQPPTMVDLDFNGTDPNISTAQQTSQNLTNMYRQMVSLGRTPETFLGDPYRAGGVPGGAGSLENMAHGAVHVWTGDRTQANFENMGDFYSAARDPIFYAHHSNIDRLWTVWKTLGGRRQDFTDPDFLNTSFLFYDEKAQMVRIRVRDVLDSSKLGYVYQNVRNQWINSRPTPRVSRALSSVRRLVEARAADDNNNNIMNFPRPKEIFPTKLDHVIKVMVKRPNKKKRNKKEKNEREEILIVEGLEVESDVFVKFDVLINDEDETLISPDNAEFAGSFVNVPHHSHGKGEKNSKRKTKLKLAITELLEDLDAENDDNVLVTFVPKNGSGAVKIGGVKIVLEEKKKKKLKKNNNGGQLFKLFFLVF
- the LOC101263372 gene encoding polyphenol oxidase, chloroplastic-like isoform X3, whose product is MFMNTPQTSKVMSSILFPTTNTLSSSTTNTFSNLHSSPFFAKTSKISSIRKHNVHRNFQVSCKTIDDNNHEHNSPVDISKKNDSSNNMIDRRNVLLGLGGLYGASTLVGGLPFVLAAPVNGPDVTKCGAADLPPGAELVNCCPPMSGSIIDFQLPSSSTPLRTRPAAHSVDSAYIEKFNRAIQLMKQLPDDDPRSFKQQANIHCAYCDGAYDQLGFPNSELQVHSSWIFLPFHRCYLYFFERILGSLINDPTFAMPFWNWDHPDGMRMPGLYTNPTSSLYDRLRDRRHQPPTMVDLDFNGTDPNISTAQQTSQNLTNMYRQMVSLGRTPETFLGDPYRAGGVPGGAGSLENMAHGAVHVWTGDRTQANFENMGDFYSAARDPIFYAHHSNIDRLWTVWKTLGGRRQDFTDPDFLNTSFLFYDEKAQMVRIRVRDVLDSSKLGYVYQNVRNQWINSRPTPRVSRALSSVRRLVEARAADDNNNNIMNFPRPKEIFPTKLDHVIKVMVKRPNKKKRNKKEKNEREEILIVEGLEVESDVFVKFDVLINDEDETLISPDNAEFAGSFVNVPHHSHGKGEKNSKRKTKLKLAITELLEDLDAENDDNVLVTFVPKNGSGAVKIGGVKIVLED